The DNA sequence TGGCACAACGTGTTCCTGCCCTTGCCGGCTGGACCGACCTTATTTTGCCTGATGAGGCGCGCGCCACTCTTCATGTTCTCATTGCTCAGGTGCGCCGGCGCCACCGCGTCTACCAGGATTGGGGGTTCGCCGGTAAATCCAACCGGGGGCTAGGCACAACCGCCCTGTTCGCCGGGCCCAGCGGCACCGGGAAAACCATGGCAGCCGAAGTAATCGCCAGAGAACTGAACCTTGATCTCTACCGCATCGATTTGTCTGCTGTGGTCAGCAAGTACATCGGCGAAACGGAGAAGAATCTGCGTGTGCTGTTTGATGCCGCTGAAGGCACAGGCGCGATTCTGCTATTCGATGAAGCTGACGCGCTGTTTGGCAAACGCTCAGAGGTCAGCGACGCCCGCGACCGCTATGCCAATATTGAAGTCAGCTACCTGCTGCAACGCATGGAGAGCTACGCTGGCATTGCCATTCTCACCACCAATATGCGCAGTGCAATTGATGATGCTTTTTTGCGTCGCATTCGCTTCGCAGTCAACTTCCCATTCCCCAACTGCGCCGCACGCCTGCAAATCTGGAAAAGCGTGTTCCCCGAGGAGGCGTTGCTGGGGTCTCTGGCCTGGGAAAAACTTGCACGGCTTGAGATGTCCGCGGGACATATTCGCAATATCGCCTTGAATGCGGCCTTTCTTGCGGCGGAGAACTCTATGCCCATTGCCATGGAGCACCTTCTGCAAAGCGCGATGATCGAGTGCGCGAATATTGAAAAACCGCTGACACCAACGGAAGTCGCGGGGTGGACGACATGAGCACAAAACCTGAGATCAGTATCGAGATAGGTACACTTGCCTTTGAAGGGCTTGGCCGCTCCTTCAGTCAGCGCGCTGCGGCCAGTTTTGAGCAGGCTTTTGCACGCGAACTGCGTGATTGCCCGGCCGATACAAGATGGAATGATCAGCCTGGCCCCATCACAATGCCAGCCCCCGGACGGCAAACCCCCGAGGTGTTTGGGCGACGCCTGGCATCGCAGGTGGCAAGGGCACTTCAGCAATGAACAGGTGCGCAGAGCCATCACCAGCGCAAACGGCGGACCAAAAACCCACCGTGACAGCGCACACTTGTCCGCCTGGTCTCACACTACGGGCGCCAGGGCTGTCACCCCGGGAAACAGCAGCTACATCTGCACTGATTAGCGACATGGCCCGACACCTCGGGCTTCAGCTCAACAACCTGACCATCGCCATCGACGAATCCGCCGGGCGTTCATTACGGGTGCATGGTGCACATGGACGAACGCAGCTCAACCTGATCGAACTGGATCCATTGCATTTTAAACCAGAGCGTTTTGACGACCGGGCTTTACTCGCTCACGAACTGACCCACGCCGCGCAGACACACAACCAGGCACCGGTTGCACCGTCGTTGCGCCTGGCAGAAGAAGAAGCTCGCGAAAACGCCGATGCCGCCCGCCTTGGCCGCACACTCAACGTACCCTTGCATCGCCTGCAAGGCGTAGCCTTTGAAGTACCGCAAACTACGCCTGCAACAACCGCAGTGACATCCCTGGCTACTCTGGTTGCACGTAACTACCGGCGCGAGCGCGAACGTATACGCGTGCTGCTTGACGGTATCATCGTTACCAACGGTGAGGTCGAACAGGTTTTGCGCATTCTTGAACCTATGGCCTTTGAAACCGCGAGTGCTCTGATCGAATCGCTGGACTCACAGGATCGCCTGAGGCTGGTCGACGAAATCAACACACCACACTATGCGCGGTTTCGCTCTCAAATCATCGCCACTATCGCAGCACTGAGTGAGAATGAACTCGGGCAACAGGACAAGTCACTACTGGAGTCTGTGCGCTTCGATGCACTCACCACAACAGAATTATTGGCACTGCAACGGGCGTTCACCTACTTGCCCGCAGATGCAAGGACTGCGTTATCGGAAGGTGATCGTGCAGCAGAATTCCATAGCCTACGCAACTCACCACCCGGGAGCTATGATCGCGAAGAAGCGGAACAGCCTCTGGCACTGCAAGAAGAACAGCGTGCGGTTTCGGTAACTCTGGCCAATGCGAATGTGCGTTCGCAGGTTTACCGTCTTAGCCAGCGGCTGCAGGCCCTGTTGCTTGATGCCGATGCCGATAAGGCCCGCAGCGCATTGCGGCTGATCGCCGGCCTGGACATCCTGGCCACGCCGCCACCGCAGCCACAGGAACAGGAACAGGAACAACCCGCCGCCCCACCCGATGGCCTGACCATGGCGGCCTTGCGCATCATTGCATCTGATCTTGATGAACAAGGCGCGATTGACCGCCTGATCGACGAATTACCTGAGCCAGACCGGAATCATGGGCCACTGCGCGATGCATTCCGGCAGCTGATGTCCGCGCGCGCACCTTGGCGCAACCTGCAGTTGGTAGAAGAATTGCTGGACCCGGGCTGGTGGTTTTTCGGCCGGGTAGATCGCGAAGAAGCCATGCTGGCCTACGACATAGTAATGACAATGCCGCTGGTTGATCGCGAGCGATTCATTCAACTTGAGCGCGGTGGGCTGTTGCGGAGGATGCTCAATGCACTGCCTGATGAGTTCGTGCAGAGCCCGGATTTTGCACTTCCCGAAGTGGCCCGTACTGCAGACGGCCAGGTCGTCGAAGCCAGTCACTTATACGCACCCGGAGGCCTGCGCGACAGCGAGTCGGAATTGGTGGGAAGGACCCTCGAGCTGTTTCGCGATCCCGCAGGCGATGCTGATACCGGGTCTCGCCTGGCTCACCTGCTGGAGATCGCCAGATTACAGGAACCTGATGCAGGTGACGCCCTGTCACCACGGCATGATGCGGTGTTATCCAGCGTGGTCCGTCGGCTTGATGCTGAAGGCTTGCTGGAGCCATTTCTGTCGCGATTGTCACCCGATCAACTTGCCTCCCGTGATACTGCACCTTACCTTGCCATGGTGTTTGAGGCACGGGATCCCGTGTTTGCTCGGGCGTATATCCTGCAGTTACTAAACCACCGTAAGTTTTTGCTGTTCAGCCTCGACAGCGTTGAACCACGCGAAGCGTTTCTGGCATTTCATCTGATGCTCGCACTTCCTGCAGCTGACCGCGAAGCAATCGAAACTGCCGATGGCGGCAAGCCTTGGGGCCGGATGCTTGAAAATCTGAGCAACCGCACGCTGGCCGAAGCCGGGTTTGGCTTTTTCCGCGCTGAACTCCACCGTGATGGCACTAACGCCGTACGTTCGCGGCTTGATGACGACCAGCTCTGGAATGGCGACCACAACGATCAACTGATCAGCATTATCGAACTCGCCCGTGCCACTGGTGAGTTTGACTACGTATTCGAAACCTCGCGCCTGCGTAAGGAAGCCGGCCTCTCGGTACCGGCGACTGTGTCAGCCCGTTACCAACTGTATGACCCCGGCGCCGGGCGCACCACGCCCACACCGGTCACCGCTGATATCGAGGTTCCTGGCGGGAGCATCCTCCGTCTCTTGTTTGGCTCACGCTGGAGTGAACGTGACGTGCGTTACGTTTATGGCGAACCGGTAGACGTTCTGGGCTCTGAGTATCGAGACGCGTCGGTCAGTTCCATGCGCGCCACTATCGACCTGGAACAACTTCAGGCGCTGCGACCGGGCCACCGTCTTGGATCCATAGCCGAGGTTGCACACAGTGGTGAAGCACGCGAACCCGTCAAAGCGAATAACCGCGACGCTCTGATGCAAACATCAAACGTTGTCGACATTATGCTGCAGCTGGAGCAAGGCCGCGGTGTGATTCAGGCCAGCCAGATTCGCCTCGACAACACGCACTACATCTCCAGCGGTTTTATGTTGCGCACCGGAGCCATAACCCTGAGCGGATTAAACCTGCAGATCGGTTTCGAGCGTGGCGACCTGATCAAGCTGACATCGGTGGCTGCCGAGCTTGGTCGTCTCGAAGTGGAGACGCCAGTCTACAGCACTGACGACTCCGCAATCGCTGCACGCCGCGCCAGCCTGACAACGCTTCATGCGGCAATTGGCGACTTTTCCCAGCAGCAACCCGAGCAACCATTGGTAGGCCATCTGTTCGGTTTGATTCTCACTGCACTCTGGCGCACTTTTGTGTCACAGAAGCAGATACTTGAAGACCCTCTCGCGCAAGCCTCTCTGTTCGATCACGTTGACCTGTCTTTCGCGAGCCTTACCATTGATGAACTGCACACCTCTGGCGGCCAGAGAATTGGCCAGACTACTGTAACCGAGGCGCGTATCGCCGCCGCCACCAACCGCGCGGCCTATCAGCGGCTGCTGGTCGAATCGCTAACCCGCCGGCTGGAGCGAGAAACCAGTCAGGACACACGCGAGCGCTTGCAAGAGCGCCTGACTGCCGCCAGTGCCGAAGCCACCCGGCTCGAACCCCTGGAGCGGGAATACCGCGATCTGGTTCGCCGCATGGGCCGCCAGAATGGTCGTTTGAGTGAAGACGAATCACAGCGTCTGGCGGAGTTGCAGGAAGACGAGGACCTTGCAGTGGGTGGGCGCATGGGCGCCATTGTGGATATCGGGCAGATACGCGTAGCCGGCATCGACGGCAGTGTCAGCGCAGACGACATTGAACTCAACGGCCTGCATGGTGAGGGCGAATTCCGTGACCTGTTCGGGTTTACCGTCGAAGAACTCACCACCGAGCAGCAGATAAACCGTTTTGTGCAATTCGGCCCGGAAGCACTGCAGACCCACCCAGAAGGTGAACAGCCATCGGATACCAGTTTCGCACTTGAAATCCCCAGCGTGGCCATCAGTGGGCTGGTGGTACAGGGAGAAATTCCTTCGGCCCGTTCGGTGCAACTGGCGCTGCTGGAACTACCCGCCAGCCCGCCGTTCGCCAGTGAGCGTGCGCGTATGCAGTCACTGGTGACCCGGCTCACTGTGTACGAATATCTACGCCGCCAACCTGAGCCAGGAGCGCCAACCGACCGCATCGCCCATCGTCGACAATTAATGGAAGAACGCCGCGCACTGGCCGAGTTGTTCGGCTCTTCCATCGTTAAACTCGATGCGCGGCATATCACTCTGGGCGCACAACCAACCCACCAGGGTCGCCTCGCCCAAAGCGAGGAAGAAATCGAAGACCCGGATCGTTCACCGCATCGTGCCCGCGGCAACATCGGCATAGGCTCACTTGATCTGCGGGGCGTGCGCCACGGTGCGCTTCATGCAGAGCGCATTCATGGCGAACAGCTACACGGCGCCGTGCAATTACGGACACCAGGGCTTGATGCTTATGCCAGCCCCGATGGGCAACTCGAAGTTGCGGTGTTTGGCGGCGACAGCCTGATGATCGACAATCCCCGCATGGGTGATGGGCCTAACCGCGCCGACCGTATCCAGATTGACGGATTCGATGGCATCGCACGACTGAATCACGAAGGCTTGTCTGTTGAAGGTTTCGTGATTGACACACTGACAACGGACGATGCCCATTTCCAAACCGCGACATCTTACTTCTGGTCGCAAGGAGTAAGCATTCTGAGAGGCATTCGCCTCAATTTCCACATCCCTTTCGACAGTGCCACAAACAGCAGCAATCAGGCTGCGGGGCCAGCGCTATCCCGTCTGGATACCAGCACCCTGCATATCGACCGGCTGCATATCGATGAGGTCAGTGCCGACCAGTTGGGCTACCGCGGTTATGACAACACCGGCGGATTTTCCAAAGAAGTGATCGTCGAGAGCGGTATTATCGGCGATATCGACGTCACCAATTTCAACCTGCGCATGCCGCAGGACCAGGACATGGGTTACGACGGCGGAGTTACCATTCGCACACTCGATGCCGTGCAGTTCAGCTCACGCTTTGGTGAGTCTTTGCATGTACGGGGCCAGCTGGACAGTGGCGAGCGGAGCGAGGCAGAACCAGCCATCAGCATCAACATCGCCAGCGCTGAGGAACTTTACGTTGAACTGGATAATCTCGACCTGAGCCAGGGTACCGTCGATCTGCGCACCGGCTCAGGCCATGGCCGTGTGCTGGTTCGACAGGCGCAATTTTCCGGTGAAGTTGCCATGGTTGGCAATGAAATCAGGGTTCGTCACTTCGTAGCGCCCTTGATCGACATATCCAGCGTGCACTGGACCGCCAGCACAGGTACCGAGGTTACCGCCGAAAACGCCCGCCTTCATGATTTCCGCCTCAACCTCGACTACATCACTGAAGATGAAGACCACACTACCGTGGCCCTGAATGAGTTGTATATCGGCCGTTTCGCAGCCGACAGCATCATTTATGCAGACAGCCCGGGCATGCACGTAGCGCTTAACCCGCGTACCGACCCCGAATCTGCAACCGCGGAATTATTGCCGATGATTCAGGGCTTGCGCCTGAAAGATTTATCCCTGCGCATGGGGCCTGACAGTTTCAGTATGTCCGGAGGTCATGGCCGGATAGAAAACGCAGACATTGTCGCCAGTGCGCTGTCCCAGGCCGAGACTGGTTCCGGCTCCGACCGCTACCAGGCCGTCACCGGGCTGTTTGCCAATATCAGCGCCGGCGGCATCAGCTTTTCTGATCTTGGCTACGGTGACGAGGGCCTTACCATTATGGGCGGCATCGACCGCCTTGGTGCCGACGGTAGCTTCGATCTCATGCCTGCTGAACCAGGCGCGCCAGCGGGCAGCACCCGCGCAAGTGGTGACTACAGTATCAGCCAGGGCCGTATCGGCAGTTTCCGTTACGGCAATGGCCTGATCCAGATCGGCCCCGATAACAGTGAGGGGTTAGTCATCGATGAAATCCAGTTGCAATCACTGAGATTTAACAGCGGCGACTATGAACTGTTGCCTGTCGCCACTGAAACCGCAATGGGTGCGCCGGCAGGCAGCACCGGTTCAAACCTTGCTCCCTCTTCGGTCACCGCGCACGGCTTGCGCCTGAATATGGACCTGTACCTGCATAAGGACAGCGAAGATGCCCCCGATACCGCCACCGCAGGTTCGCCTGAAACCGAACAGAGCGCCATCGACCGCATCGATATCCACCAACTGCACTTCGATTCGATCGCCTTGCAGGGCTATCGCCTGTTCTTGCGTGAAAAGGGCATCTTTATCGATATACCCGCCGGCCTCGACTCATCAATCCAGGACATAAACTTGCACGGCCCGCTGCCAGATCAACCTTTCTCGATTCGCCTGGATACGCCAACCCCAACCCTGCTGGGCTCGGTATCCACCGGCGCGCTGCTGGCGCAACAGATTGGTGTGCAGATGGGCAACAGCCTGCGCGCCCGGCTGGACTTCGAAGCTGAGTCATCCGATATCGGCTTCCTTGAGACTATCGACCCAGATAGCGACGAACAAGGCCCGATCAGAATCGACCTTACCAACTGGAGTGCGACCAATATCCTCGCCTATATCGGTGAAGGCACTTCAACTCGACTGCGGGCCGGCCGTATGCTCGGCGACGGTGGCATTGGCGGTGCCGGGCTCGGCATAGAGCTCGGTGAAGACGGCTCGACTGGTGTAAATCTGCGGGGGCTATGGGCGCACGGTTTCGAGTTGCGTGATCGCGATCTCGGCGCGGCCCTGACCCTGGGCCGCATGTCGATGCCCGACGAAAACGAGATCGAATACGTCAATGGGCCATCTGACACCACCCCGGGAAATACCCACACCCGTATCCGCATCAATCATCTGGATGTCGATACCGCTAACTTTGTGGTGACCGACCTCAGCCATATGATTCACCAACTGGGCGGGCCGGATATTCAGCATGAGCTGACAACAACTGATCGTGCACCGGACCCGGATGCACAGCCCGATACCGACCCGGCCCTGCTCGACCGGTCAGTACTGAGCTGGATTCGTAATCATCAGGCGTTATTCGATTCGTTACAGGGTCATATTTCGGCCGATGTTCAGTTTCCGCTCGGCTCGGTGGGCACGGACTACGGCACCCTGCACCCGGAAATAGATCTACAGATTGAAGACGGCGGCCTCGATATCGATCAGATGGAAGACCAGCTGTCCAGAATTGATGAGTTGGCCGGTACCACTTTAGGGGCGG is a window from the Marinobacter sp. ANT_B65 genome containing:
- a CDS encoding DUF4157 domain-containing protein, with translation MNRCAEPSPAQTADQKPTVTAHTCPPGLTLRAPGLSPRETAATSALISDMARHLGLQLNNLTIAIDESAGRSLRVHGAHGRTQLNLIELDPLHFKPERFDDRALLAHELTHAAQTHNQAPVAPSLRLAEEEARENADAARLGRTLNVPLHRLQGVAFEVPQTTPATTAVTSLATLVARNYRRERERIRVLLDGIIVTNGEVEQVLRILEPMAFETASALIESLDSQDRLRLVDEINTPHYARFRSQIIATIAALSENELGQQDKSLLESVRFDALTTTELLALQRAFTYLPADARTALSEGDRAAEFHSLRNSPPGSYDREEAEQPLALQEEQRAVSVTLANANVRSQVYRLSQRLQALLLDADADKARSALRLIAGLDILATPPPQPQEQEQEQPAAPPDGLTMAALRIIASDLDEQGAIDRLIDELPEPDRNHGPLRDAFRQLMSARAPWRNLQLVEELLDPGWWFFGRVDREEAMLAYDIVMTMPLVDRERFIQLERGGLLRRMLNALPDEFVQSPDFALPEVARTADGQVVEASHLYAPGGLRDSESELVGRTLELFRDPAGDADTGSRLAHLLEIARLQEPDAGDALSPRHDAVLSSVVRRLDAEGLLEPFLSRLSPDQLASRDTAPYLAMVFEARDPVFARAYILQLLNHRKFLLFSLDSVEPREAFLAFHLMLALPAADREAIETADGGKPWGRMLENLSNRTLAEAGFGFFRAELHRDGTNAVRSRLDDDQLWNGDHNDQLISIIELARATGEFDYVFETSRLRKEAGLSVPATVSARYQLYDPGAGRTTPTPVTADIEVPGGSILRLLFGSRWSERDVRYVYGEPVDVLGSEYRDASVSSMRATIDLEQLQALRPGHRLGSIAEVAHSGEAREPVKANNRDALMQTSNVVDIMLQLEQGRGVIQASQIRLDNTHYISSGFMLRTGAITLSGLNLQIGFERGDLIKLTSVAAELGRLEVETPVYSTDDSAIAARRASLTTLHAAIGDFSQQQPEQPLVGHLFGLILTALWRTFVSQKQILEDPLAQASLFDHVDLSFASLTIDELHTSGGQRIGQTTVTEARIAAATNRAAYQRLLVESLTRRLERETSQDTRERLQERLTAASAEATRLEPLEREYRDLVRRMGRQNGRLSEDESQRLAELQEDEDLAVGGRMGAIVDIGQIRVAGIDGSVSADDIELNGLHGEGEFRDLFGFTVEELTTEQQINRFVQFGPEALQTHPEGEQPSDTSFALEIPSVAISGLVVQGEIPSARSVQLALLELPASPPFASERARMQSLVTRLTVYEYLRRQPEPGAPTDRIAHRRQLMEERRALAELFGSSIVKLDARHITLGAQPTHQGRLAQSEEEIEDPDRSPHRARGNIGIGSLDLRGVRHGALHAERIHGEQLHGAVQLRTPGLDAYASPDGQLEVAVFGGDSLMIDNPRMGDGPNRADRIQIDGFDGIARLNHEGLSVEGFVIDTLTTDDAHFQTATSYFWSQGVSILRGIRLNFHIPFDSATNSSNQAAGPALSRLDTSTLHIDRLHIDEVSADQLGYRGYDNTGGFSKEVIVESGIIGDIDVTNFNLRMPQDQDMGYDGGVTIRTLDAVQFSSRFGESLHVRGQLDSGERSEAEPAISINIASAEELYVELDNLDLSQGTVDLRTGSGHGRVLVRQAQFSGEVAMVGNEIRVRHFVAPLIDISSVHWTASTGTEVTAENARLHDFRLNLDYITEDEDHTTVALNELYIGRFAADSIIYADSPGMHVALNPRTDPESATAELLPMIQGLRLKDLSLRMGPDSFSMSGGHGRIENADIVASALSQAETGSGSDRYQAVTGLFANISAGGISFSDLGYGDEGLTIMGGIDRLGADGSFDLMPAEPGAPAGSTRASGDYSISQGRIGSFRYGNGLIQIGPDNSEGLVIDEIQLQSLRFNSGDYELLPVATETAMGAPAGSTGSNLAPSSVTAHGLRLNMDLYLHKDSEDAPDTATAGSPETEQSAIDRIDIHQLHFDSIALQGYRLFLREKGIFIDIPAGLDSSIQDINLHGPLPDQPFSIRLDTPTPTLLGSVSTGALLAQQIGVQMGNSLRARLDFEAESSDIGFLETIDPDSDEQGPIRIDLTNWSATNILAYIGEGTSTRLRAGRMLGDGGIGGAGLGIELGEDGSTGVNLRGLWAHGFELRDRDLGAALTLGRMSMPDENEIEYVNGPSDTTPGNTHTRIRINHLDVDTANFVVTDLSHMIHQLGGPDIQHELTTTDRAPDPDAQPDTDPALLDRSVLSWIRNHQALFDSLQGHISADVQFPLGSVGTDYGTLHPEIDLQIEDGGLDIDQMEDQLSRIDELAGTTLGAANLKFDPNTSTPTLVFGVGGHMPIQPTDPGGIPVGDPIEADLHYNLYEWRMGEDEMRVIRSSRRVGINRLLQVDQGNFDPAAEPEQPDPDAIPQSVAQQFRGLRVNDFSLQLRTDNTDALPISLGDYGSLELAPQALQDLRIKGNLQPYNYDLLPGNQREDRLFRSMFRNSTTRPGNFGLSFDQLALQALDINIPEFGNYASGGIEGDISIEDVRGVSLDFRGLVPRWLSGQVGAVKLRNIEINLEELTRSGLEPAQPEPTYRDLSVFREGEEEDVP